A window of Festucalex cinctus isolate MCC-2025b chromosome 6, RoL_Fcin_1.0, whole genome shotgun sequence contains these coding sequences:
- the myh11a gene encoding myosin-11a isoform X1, with translation MSKKGPNEDDKFLFVDKDFLNSPMAQADWAARKLVWIPSERHGFEAASIKEEHGDEVLVELADNGKKVTVNKDDIQKMNPPKFSKVEDMAELTCLNEASVLHNIRERYFSGLIYTYSGLFCVVVNPYKMLPIYSEKIVEMYKGKKRHEVPPHIYSITDNAYRNMMQDREDQSILCTGESGAGKTENTKKVIQYLAVVASSHKGKKDSSAQQSGSQFAYGELEKQLLQANPILEAFGNAKTIKNDNSSRFGKFIRINFDVTGYIVGANVETYLLEKSRCIRQAKIERAFHIFYYMIAGAKDKVQEELLLEPFSNYRFLVAGHVQIPGQQDDEMYEETMEAMTIMGFTDEERIDILKVCSTVMQLGNIEFKKERNQEQATMPDNTAAQKVCHLQGINVTDFTRAILTPRIKVGREVVQKAQTKEQADFAIEALAKAVFERLFRWILGRVNKALDKTKRQGASFLGILDIAGFEIFEDNSFEQLCINYTNEKLQQLFNHTMFILEQEEYQREGIEWNFIDFGLDLQPCIELIERPNNPPGILALLDEECWFPKATDVSFVEKLLSTQGNHVKFAKPKQLKDKTEFSLRHYAGKVDYNATAWLTKNMDPLNDNVTALLNNSSSSFVQDLWKDSDRVVGLDTIAKMSDSSMGGGSKTKKGMFRTVGQLYKESLAKLMTTLHNTQPNFVRCIIPNHEKRAGKLDANLVLEQLRCNGVLEGIRICRQGFPNRIVFQEFRQRYEILAASAIPKGFMDGKQACCLMIKHLDLDPNLYRIGQSKIFFRTGVLAQLEEERDLKITVIIIAFQAQARGFLARKAFAKRQQQLTAMKVIQRNCAAYLKLRNWQWWRLFTKVKPLLQVTRQEEEMSLKEDELQKSKENAAKYESELKEITLKHTTILEERNALQEQLQAETELYAEAEEMRVRLAAKKQELEEILHEMEARLDEEEERSQTFLVEKKKMQQQMQELEEHLEEEEDARQKVQLEKVTCEGKIKKLEDDILVMEDQNNKLLKERKLMEERVADYSANLAEEEEKSKNLTKLKNKHESMISELEVRLKKEEKTRQELDKVKRKLEAESNDLQEQLADLQAQIADLKAQLAKKEEELQNSLARLEDETAQKNNALKKIRELEGHISDLQEDLDSERAARNKAEKIKRDLGEELEALKSELEDTLDSTATQQELRAKREQEVTSLKRAIEDENRTHETQIHEMRQKHTQAVEELTEQLEQSKRVKSTLEKAKQSLEKETSELTVEVRSLTQAKQDGEHKRKKLEGQVTDLQSRFSDSEKQKAELGERCSKITVELESVTNLLNEAESKNIKLNKDVSSFSSQLQDAQELLAEETRQKLQFSTKLRQAEDDKNSLQEQLEEEMEAKRNVERHVSTLNIQLSDAKKKLEEMCGNTELLEESKKRLQRDLEAANTQFEEKASAYDKLEKTKNRLQQELEDTLMDLDNQRQNVSNLEKKQKKFDQMLAEEKSISSKYADERDRAEAEARDKETKALSLARALDEAQDAREELERANKALRVEMEDLISSKDDVGKNVHELEKSKRGLEAQVEEMKTQLEELEDELQAAEDAKLRLEVNMQALKAQFERDLQGRDEMGEEKKRQLIKQVRELETELEDERKQKASAAAAKKKLETDMKDLEGQIDAANKGRDEAIKQLRKIQAQMKDFQRELEDARAAREEVLTTAKESEKKAKSLEAELMQLQEELASAERARKQAEAERDELSDELASNSSGKSALADEKRRLEAKISQLEEELEEEQSNMEILNDRLRKSTQQVDQINNELQTERSTSQKNESARQQMERQNKEMKAKLSEMENQVKSKFKSSIAALEAKVAQLEEQLEQENREKQATAKSVRQKDKKLKDVMMQVEDERKQAEQYKDQAEKANARMKQLKRQLEESEEESQRATAARRKLQRELDEATEANDAMSREVNSLKSKLRRGNEPSFGSAPRRTGVGRRAVEDASEEEADSQNDFNGKSAD, from the exons ATGTCCAAGAAGGGCCCAAACGAGGACGATAAGTTCCTCTTTGTTGACAAGGACTTCCTGAACAGCCCCATGGCCCAGGCCGACTGGGCAGCCAGGAAACTGGTGTGGATCCCTTCGGAGAGACATGGCTTTGAGGCTGCCAGCATCAAGGAGGAGCACGGCGACGAGGTCCTGGTGGAGCTGGCGGACAATGGCAAGAAGGTGACGGTCAACAAGGACGACATCCAGAAGATGAACCCACCCAAGTTCAGCAAGGTGGAAGACATGGCTGAGCTCACCTGCCTCAATGAGGCTTCTGTGCTGCACAATATCCGGGAGAGGTACTTCTCGGGCCTTATTTAT ACATACTCGGGCCTGTTTTGTGTGGTGGTCAACCCCTACAAGATGTTGCCCATTTACTCCGAGAAGATCGTTGAAATGTACAAAGGGAAGAAGCGGCATGAGGTCCCCCCGCACATCTATTCCATCACAGACAACGCCTACAGGAACATGATGCAAG ATCGTGAGGATCAGTCCATTCTCTGCAC TGGGGAGTCTGGCGCTGGCAAGACAGAAAACACCAAGAAAGTCATCCAGTATTTGGCTGTAGTGGCGTCGTCACACAAAGGCAAGAAGGACAGCAGTGCT CAACAATCAGGATCACAGTTTGCCTAC GGAGAGTTAGAGAAGCAGCTCCTACAGGCCAATCCCATCCTGGAGGCTTTCGGGAACGCCAAGACCATCAAAAATGACAACTCCTCCCGATTC GGTAAATTCATCCGAATCAACTTTGATGTGACAGGCTACATTGTTGGAGCCAATGTTGAGACCT ACCTCCTGGAGAAGTCTCGTTGTATCAGACAGGCAAAAATAGAACGAGCCTTCCATATCTTCTACTATATGATTGCTGGTGCCAAGGACAAAGTTCAAG AGGAGCTCCTCCTGGAACCCTTCAGTAACTACCGCTTCCTAGTTGCGGGCCACGTCCAGATCCCAGGCCAGCAAGATGATGAGATGTACGAGGAGACGATGGAGGCCATGACCATCATGGGCTTTACGGACGAGGAGCGAATTG ATATCCTGAAAGTGTGTTCAACGGTCATGCAGCTGGGAAACATTGAGTTTAAGAAAGAAAGGAACCAAGAGCAGGCCACCATGCCTGACAACACAG CGGCTCAGAAGGTGTGTCACCTGCAGGGCATCAATGTGACAGACTTCACTCGTGCCATCCTCACGCCTCGAATCAAAGTTGGCAGGGAGGTGGTGCAAAAAGCCCAGACCAAAGAGCAG GCTGACTTTGCTATTGAAGCCCTGGCAAAGGCTGTGTTTGAGCGCCTGTTCCGCTGGATCCTAGGCAGAGTCAACAAAGCACTGGACAAGACCAAACGTCAAGGCGCCTCCTTCCTGGGTATCCTCGATATCGCTGGTTTTGAGATATTTGAG GACAACTCCTTTGAGCAGCTGTGCATCAATTACACCAACGAGAAGCTCCAGCAGCTCTTCAACCACACCATGTTCATCTTGGAGCAAGAGGAGTACCAAAGAGAAGGCATCGAGTGGAACTTTATCGATTTTGGTTTGGATCTACAGCCCTGCATAGAGCTCATTGAGAGGCCG AACAACCCTCCAGGCATTCTGGCCTTGCTGGATGAAGAGTGCTGGTTCCCCAAAGCCACAGATGTCTCCTTTGTGGAAAAACTCTTGAGCACCCAAGGAAACCATGTTAAATTTGCAAAGCCAAAACAACTCAAAGACAAGACAGAGTTTTCTCTTCGTCACTATGCTGGAAAG GTGGACTATAACGCCACAGCCTGGCTGACAAAGAACATGGACCCTCTGAATGACAATGTCACAGCCCTGCTCAACAACTCCTCCAGCTCATTTGTGCAAGACCTCTGGAAAGATT CTGACAGGGTGGTGGGACTTGATACCATTGCCAAGATGTCAGACAGTTCGATGGGAGGTGGATCAAAGACCAAAAAGGGAATGTTCCGCACAGTGGGACAGCTCTATAAGGAGTCTCTCGCCAAACTCATGACCACACTGCACAACACCCAGCCCAACTTTGTCAGATGCATCATTCCAAACCATGAGAAAAGG GCAGGGAAGCTGGATGCCAACCTGGTTCTGGAGCAGCTCAGGTGTAACGGCGTGCTGGAGGGGATTCGAATCTGCCGGCAAGGATTCCCTAATCGAATTGTCTTCCAAGAGTTTCGCCAGCG CTATGAGATTCTGGCAGCAAGTGCTATTCCCAAAGGTTTTATGGATGGAAAACAAGCCTGCTGCCTCATG ATCAAACATTTGGACCTGGATCCAAATCTATACAGAATCGGGCAGAGCAAGATATTTTTCCGCACAGGAGTTTTGGCCCAGCTGGAGGAAGAGAGAGACTTGAAGATCACTGTAATTATCATCGCCTTCCAGGCACAAGCTCGAGGCTTCCTGGCCAGAAA GGCATTTGCTAAGAGGCAGCAACAACTCACAGCCATGAAAGTAATTCAGAGGAATTGTGCCGCCTACCTCAAACTCAGaaactggcagtggtggagACTCTTCACAAAG GTTAAACCTCTTCTGCAAGTGACACGTCAGGAGGAGGAGATGAGCCTAAAGGAGGATGAGCTGCAGAAATCAAAAGAAAACGCCGCAAAGTATGAATCCGAGCTGAAAGAGATCACTTTGAAGCACACAACG ATTTTGGAGGAGCGAAATGCACTGCAGGAGCAGCTTCAGGCTGAGACAGAGTTGTACGCGGAAGCTGAGGAGATGAGGGTGCGTTTGGCAGCTAAGAAGCAGGAATTGGAAGAAATCCTCCATGAGATGGAGGCAAGACTTGACGAAGAGGAAGAACGTTCTCAGACATTTCTGGTGGAAAAGAAGAAGATGCAACAGCAGATGCAG GAATTGGAAGAGCAtttagaagaggaggaggatgcgCGCCAAAAGGTGCAGCTGGAGAAGGTCACCTGTGAAGGAAAGATCAAAAAACTTGAGGATGACATCCTGGTGATGGAAGATCAGAACAACAAGCTGCTGAAG gagAGAAAGCTGATGGAGGAGAGGGTTGCGGACTACAGTGCTAATCTGGCTGAAGAAGAGGAGAAGTCAAAGAACCTcaccaaactgaaaaataaacatgaatccATGATCTCAGAATTGGAGG TCCGACTGAAGAAGGAGGAAAAGACTCGGCAGGAGCTGGATAAGGTTAAGCGTAAGTTAGAGGCCGAGTCAAACGATCTCCAGGAGCAGCTGGCGGACCTGCAGGCCCAGATTGCGGACCTCAAAGCCCAGCTGGCAAAGAAAGAGGAGGAGCTACAGAATTCCTTGGCCAG ATTAGAAGATGAAACGGCTCAAAAGAACAACGCCCTAAAGAAAATCCGTGAGCTGGAGGGCCACATCTCTGACCTGCAGGAAGACCTCGACTCGGAGAGAGCAGCCAGGAACAAAGCAGAAAAGATCAAGCGAGACTTGGGTGAAGAGTTGGAGGCTCTTAAATCGGAGCTCGAGGATACATTGGACAGCACCGCCACCCAGCAGGAACTAAG AGCCAAGCGTGAGCAAGAGGTGACCTCACTGAAGAGAGCCATCGAGGACGAGAACCGAACCCACGAAACTCAGATACATGAAATGAGACAGAAACACACACAGGCTGTGGAGGAGCTCACAGAGCAACTGGAACAGTCAAAACGA GTAAAGTCAACCTTAGAAAAGGCCAAACAATCCCTGGAGAAGGAAACATCTGAATTAACCGTGGAGGTGCGCTCGCTCACGCAAGCCAAACAAGACGGGGAGCACAAGAGGAAGAAATTGGAAGGTCAAGTGACAGATCTACAATCCCGCTTCAGTGACAGTGAGAAGCAGAAGGCTGAACTGGGAGAACGCTGCTCCAAGATCACT GTTGAACTGGAGAGTGTGACGAACCTACTGAATGAAGCTGAAAGCAAGAACATTAAACTGAACAAAGATGTTTCCAGCTTTAGTTCACAACTCCAGGATGCACAG GAGTTGCTGGCTGAGGAGACGCGTCAGAAGCTGCAGTTCTCGACGAAGCTCCGACAGGCAGAGGATGACAAGAACAGTTTGCAGGAGCAGCTCGAGGAGGAGATGGAGGCCAAGAGGAACGTTGAGAGACACGTTTCCACCCTCAACATCCAG CTGTCAGATGCAAAGAAAAAGTTGGAGGAAATGTGCGGGAACACCGAGCTGCTAGAAGAAAGCAAAAAACGTCTGCAGAGAGATTTGGAGGCAGCCAACACGCAGTTTGAGGAAAAAGCTTCCGCCTACGACAAATTGGAGAAGACTAAAAACCGTCTGCAGCAGGAGCTGGAGGACACGCTGATGGATCTTGACAACCAGAGACAGAACGTTTCAAACCTTGAGAAGAAACAAAAGAAGTTTGACCAG ATGCTGGCGGAGGAGAAGTCTATCTCCAGTAAATATGCAGACGAGCGAGATCGAGCCGAGGCTGAAGCCAGAGATAAGGAGACGAAGGCTTTGTCCCTGGCGAGGGCTCTGGATGAGGCTCAGGATGCCCGAGAGGAGCTGGAGAGAGCCAACAAGGCCCTGAGGGTGGAGATGGAGGATCTGATCAGCTCAAAGGATGATGTTGGGAAAAAC GTCCATGAGCTGGAGAAGTCCAAGCGAGGCTTGGAGGCCCAGGTGGAGGAGATGAAGACTcagctggaggagctggagGACGAGCTGCAGGCGGCTGAGGATGCCAAACTGCGCCTGGAGGTCAACATGCAGGCTCTGAAGGCCCAGTTTGAGAGGGACCTGCAAGGACGCGATGAGATGGGAGAGGAAAAGAAGAGACAACTGATCAAACAG GTGCGCGAGTTGGAGACGGAGCTGGAAGATGAACGTAAGCAGAAAgcctcagcagcagcagccaagaAGAAGTTGGAGACAGACATGAAAGATCTGGAGGGCCAGATTGATGCGGCCAATAAGGGACGAGATGAGGCCATCAAGCAGCTCCGAAAGATTCAG GCCCAAATGAAAGACTTCCAGAGGGAGCTAGAAGATGCCCGTGCTGCCCGTGAGGAAGTTCTGACCACAGCTAAGGAGAGtgagaagaaagccaagagCCTGGAGGCTGAGTTGATGCAACTGCAAGAG GAACTGGCCTCTGCCGAGAGGGCACGGAAGCAAGCGGAGGCCGAAAGGGACGAGCTGTCAGATGAGCTGGCCAGCAACTCCTCCGGAAA GTCAGCCTTGGCGGACGAGAAGCGTCGCCTGGAAGCGAAGATCTCACAGCTGGAAGAGGAACTCGAGGAAGAGCAGAGCAACATGGAGATCCTCAACGACAGGCTGAGGAAGAGCACGCAGCAG GTGGACCAGATAAACAACGAGCTGCAAACGGAGCGCTCGACCTCTCAGAAGAACGAGAGCGCCCGGCAGCAGATGGAGCGGCAGAACAAGGAGATGAAGGCCAAGCTCAGCGAGATGGAGAACCAGGTCAAGTCCAAGTTCAAATCCTCCATCGCCGCTTTGGAGGCCAAGGTGGCCCAACTGGAGGAGCAGCTGGAGCAGGAGAACAG GGAGAAGCAGGCTACTGCCAAGAGTGTGCGCCAGAAGGACAAGAAGCTCAAGGATGTGATGATGCAGGTGGAGGATGAAAGGAAGCAGGCAGAACAGTACAAAGACCAG GCGGAGAAAGCAAACGCTCGCATGAAGCAGCTGAAGCGGCAGCTGGAGGAGTCGGAGGAGGAGTCTCAGCGAGCCACAGCCGCTCGCAGGAAGCTGCAGCGGGAGCTGGATGAAGCCACCGAGGCCAACGATGCCATGAGTCGCGAGGTCAACTCTCTCAAGAGCAAACTCAG ACGCGGAAACGAGCCTTCTTTTGGCAGCGCGCCTCGTCGTACGGGCGTAGGTCGGAGGGCCGTTGAGGACGCGTCTGAGGAGgaggccgactcccaaaacgaCTTCAACGGAAAGTCGGCCGACTGA
- the myh11a gene encoding myosin-11a isoform X4 yields MIAGAKDKVQEELLLEPFSNYRFLVAGHVQIPGQQDDEMYEETMEAMTIMGFTDEERIDILKVCSTVMQLGNIEFKKERNQEQATMPDNTAAQKVCHLQGINVTDFTRAILTPRIKVGREVVQKAQTKEQADFAIEALAKAVFERLFRWILGRVNKALDKTKRQGASFLGILDIAGFEIFEDNSFEQLCINYTNEKLQQLFNHTMFILEQEEYQREGIEWNFIDFGLDLQPCIELIERPNNPPGILALLDEECWFPKATDVSFVEKLLSTQGNHVKFAKPKQLKDKTEFSLRHYAGKVDYNATAWLTKNMDPLNDNVTALLNNSSSSFVQDLWKDSDRVVGLDTIAKMSDSSMGGGSKTKKGMFRTVGQLYKESLAKLMTTLHNTQPNFVRCIIPNHEKRAGKLDANLVLEQLRCNGVLEGIRICRQGFPNRIVFQEFRQRYEILAASAIPKGFMDGKQACCLMIKHLDLDPNLYRIGQSKIFFRTGVLAQLEEERDLKITVIIIAFQAQARGFLARKAFAKRQQQLTAMKVIQRNCAAYLKLRNWQWWRLFTKVKPLLQVTRQEEEMSLKEDELQKSKENAAKYESELKEITLKHTTILEERNALQEQLQAETELYAEAEEMRVRLAAKKQELEEILHEMEARLDEEEERSQTFLVEKKKMQQQMQELEEHLEEEEDARQKVQLEKVTCEGKIKKLEDDILVMEDQNNKLLKERKLMEERVADYSANLAEEEEKSKNLTKLKNKHESMISELEVRLKKEEKTRQELDKVKRKLEAESNDLQEQLADLQAQIADLKAQLAKKEEELQNSLARLEDETAQKNNALKKIRELEGHISDLQEDLDSERAARNKAEKIKRDLGEELEALKSELEDTLDSTATQQELRAKREQEVTSLKRAIEDENRTHETQIHEMRQKHTQAVEELTEQLEQSKRVKSTLEKAKQSLEKETSELTVEVRSLTQAKQDGEHKRKKLEGQVTDLQSRFSDSEKQKAELGERCSKITVELESVTNLLNEAESKNIKLNKDVSSFSSQLQDAQELLAEETRQKLQFSTKLRQAEDDKNSLQEQLEEEMEAKRNVERHVSTLNIQLSDAKKKLEEMCGNTELLEESKKRLQRDLEAANTQFEEKASAYDKLEKTKNRLQQELEDTLMDLDNQRQNVSNLEKKQKKFDQMLAEEKSISSKYADERDRAEAEARDKETKALSLARALDEAQDAREELERANKALRVEMEDLISSKDDVGKNVHELEKSKRGLEAQVEEMKTQLEELEDELQAAEDAKLRLEVNMQALKAQFERDLQGRDEMGEEKKRQLIKQVRELETELEDERKQKASAAAAKKKLETDMKDLEGQIDAANKGRDEAIKQLRKIQAQMKDFQRELEDARAAREEVLTTAKESEKKAKSLEAELMQLQEELASAERARKQAEAERDELSDELASNSSGKSALADEKRRLEAKISQLEEELEEEQSNMEILNDRLRKSTQQVDQINNELQTERSTSQKNESARQQMERQNKEMKAKLSEMENQVKSKFKSSIAALEAKVAQLEEQLEQENREKQATAKSVRQKDKKLKDVMMQVEDERKQAEQYKDQAEKANARMKQLKRQLEESEEESQRATAARRKLQRELDEATEANDAMSREVNSLKSKLRRGNEPSFGSAPRRTGVGRRAVEDASEEEADSQNDFNGKSAD; encoded by the exons ATGATTGCTGGTGCCAAGGACAAAGTTCAAG AGGAGCTCCTCCTGGAACCCTTCAGTAACTACCGCTTCCTAGTTGCGGGCCACGTCCAGATCCCAGGCCAGCAAGATGATGAGATGTACGAGGAGACGATGGAGGCCATGACCATCATGGGCTTTACGGACGAGGAGCGAATTG ATATCCTGAAAGTGTGTTCAACGGTCATGCAGCTGGGAAACATTGAGTTTAAGAAAGAAAGGAACCAAGAGCAGGCCACCATGCCTGACAACACAG CGGCTCAGAAGGTGTGTCACCTGCAGGGCATCAATGTGACAGACTTCACTCGTGCCATCCTCACGCCTCGAATCAAAGTTGGCAGGGAGGTGGTGCAAAAAGCCCAGACCAAAGAGCAG GCTGACTTTGCTATTGAAGCCCTGGCAAAGGCTGTGTTTGAGCGCCTGTTCCGCTGGATCCTAGGCAGAGTCAACAAAGCACTGGACAAGACCAAACGTCAAGGCGCCTCCTTCCTGGGTATCCTCGATATCGCTGGTTTTGAGATATTTGAG GACAACTCCTTTGAGCAGCTGTGCATCAATTACACCAACGAGAAGCTCCAGCAGCTCTTCAACCACACCATGTTCATCTTGGAGCAAGAGGAGTACCAAAGAGAAGGCATCGAGTGGAACTTTATCGATTTTGGTTTGGATCTACAGCCCTGCATAGAGCTCATTGAGAGGCCG AACAACCCTCCAGGCATTCTGGCCTTGCTGGATGAAGAGTGCTGGTTCCCCAAAGCCACAGATGTCTCCTTTGTGGAAAAACTCTTGAGCACCCAAGGAAACCATGTTAAATTTGCAAAGCCAAAACAACTCAAAGACAAGACAGAGTTTTCTCTTCGTCACTATGCTGGAAAG GTGGACTATAACGCCACAGCCTGGCTGACAAAGAACATGGACCCTCTGAATGACAATGTCACAGCCCTGCTCAACAACTCCTCCAGCTCATTTGTGCAAGACCTCTGGAAAGATT CTGACAGGGTGGTGGGACTTGATACCATTGCCAAGATGTCAGACAGTTCGATGGGAGGTGGATCAAAGACCAAAAAGGGAATGTTCCGCACAGTGGGACAGCTCTATAAGGAGTCTCTCGCCAAACTCATGACCACACTGCACAACACCCAGCCCAACTTTGTCAGATGCATCATTCCAAACCATGAGAAAAGG GCAGGGAAGCTGGATGCCAACCTGGTTCTGGAGCAGCTCAGGTGTAACGGCGTGCTGGAGGGGATTCGAATCTGCCGGCAAGGATTCCCTAATCGAATTGTCTTCCAAGAGTTTCGCCAGCG CTATGAGATTCTGGCAGCAAGTGCTATTCCCAAAGGTTTTATGGATGGAAAACAAGCCTGCTGCCTCATG ATCAAACATTTGGACCTGGATCCAAATCTATACAGAATCGGGCAGAGCAAGATATTTTTCCGCACAGGAGTTTTGGCCCAGCTGGAGGAAGAGAGAGACTTGAAGATCACTGTAATTATCATCGCCTTCCAGGCACAAGCTCGAGGCTTCCTGGCCAGAAA GGCATTTGCTAAGAGGCAGCAACAACTCACAGCCATGAAAGTAATTCAGAGGAATTGTGCCGCCTACCTCAAACTCAGaaactggcagtggtggagACTCTTCACAAAG GTTAAACCTCTTCTGCAAGTGACACGTCAGGAGGAGGAGATGAGCCTAAAGGAGGATGAGCTGCAGAAATCAAAAGAAAACGCCGCAAAGTATGAATCCGAGCTGAAAGAGATCACTTTGAAGCACACAACG ATTTTGGAGGAGCGAAATGCACTGCAGGAGCAGCTTCAGGCTGAGACAGAGTTGTACGCGGAAGCTGAGGAGATGAGGGTGCGTTTGGCAGCTAAGAAGCAGGAATTGGAAGAAATCCTCCATGAGATGGAGGCAAGACTTGACGAAGAGGAAGAACGTTCTCAGACATTTCTGGTGGAAAAGAAGAAGATGCAACAGCAGATGCAG GAATTGGAAGAGCAtttagaagaggaggaggatgcgCGCCAAAAGGTGCAGCTGGAGAAGGTCACCTGTGAAGGAAAGATCAAAAAACTTGAGGATGACATCCTGGTGATGGAAGATCAGAACAACAAGCTGCTGAAG gagAGAAAGCTGATGGAGGAGAGGGTTGCGGACTACAGTGCTAATCTGGCTGAAGAAGAGGAGAAGTCAAAGAACCTcaccaaactgaaaaataaacatgaatccATGATCTCAGAATTGGAGG TCCGACTGAAGAAGGAGGAAAAGACTCGGCAGGAGCTGGATAAGGTTAAGCGTAAGTTAGAGGCCGAGTCAAACGATCTCCAGGAGCAGCTGGCGGACCTGCAGGCCCAGATTGCGGACCTCAAAGCCCAGCTGGCAAAGAAAGAGGAGGAGCTACAGAATTCCTTGGCCAG ATTAGAAGATGAAACGGCTCAAAAGAACAACGCCCTAAAGAAAATCCGTGAGCTGGAGGGCCACATCTCTGACCTGCAGGAAGACCTCGACTCGGAGAGAGCAGCCAGGAACAAAGCAGAAAAGATCAAGCGAGACTTGGGTGAAGAGTTGGAGGCTCTTAAATCGGAGCTCGAGGATACATTGGACAGCACCGCCACCCAGCAGGAACTAAG AGCCAAGCGTGAGCAAGAGGTGACCTCACTGAAGAGAGCCATCGAGGACGAGAACCGAACCCACGAAACTCAGATACATGAAATGAGACAGAAACACACACAGGCTGTGGAGGAGCTCACAGAGCAACTGGAACAGTCAAAACGA GTAAAGTCAACCTTAGAAAAGGCCAAACAATCCCTGGAGAAGGAAACATCTGAATTAACCGTGGAGGTGCGCTCGCTCACGCAAGCCAAACAAGACGGGGAGCACAAGAGGAAGAAATTGGAAGGTCAAGTGACAGATCTACAATCCCGCTTCAGTGACAGTGAGAAGCAGAAGGCTGAACTGGGAGAACGCTGCTCCAAGATCACT GTTGAACTGGAGAGTGTGACGAACCTACTGAATGAAGCTGAAAGCAAGAACATTAAACTGAACAAAGATGTTTCCAGCTTTAGTTCACAACTCCAGGATGCACAG GAGTTGCTGGCTGAGGAGACGCGTCAGAAGCTGCAGTTCTCGACGAAGCTCCGACAGGCAGAGGATGACAAGAACAGTTTGCAGGAGCAGCTCGAGGAGGAGATGGAGGCCAAGAGGAACGTTGAGAGACACGTTTCCACCCTCAACATCCAG CTGTCAGATGCAAAGAAAAAGTTGGAGGAAATGTGCGGGAACACCGAGCTGCTAGAAGAAAGCAAAAAACGTCTGCAGAGAGATTTGGAGGCAGCCAACACGCAGTTTGAGGAAAAAGCTTCCGCCTACGACAAATTGGAGAAGACTAAAAACCGTCTGCAGCAGGAGCTGGAGGACACGCTGATGGATCTTGACAACCAGAGACAGAACGTTTCAAACCTTGAGAAGAAACAAAAGAAGTTTGACCAG ATGCTGGCGGAGGAGAAGTCTATCTCCAGTAAATATGCAGACGAGCGAGATCGAGCCGAGGCTGAAGCCAGAGATAAGGAGACGAAGGCTTTGTCCCTGGCGAGGGCTCTGGATGAGGCTCAGGATGCCCGAGAGGAGCTGGAGAGAGCCAACAAGGCCCTGAGGGTGGAGATGGAGGATCTGATCAGCTCAAAGGATGATGTTGGGAAAAAC GTCCATGAGCTGGAGAAGTCCAAGCGAGGCTTGGAGGCCCAGGTGGAGGAGATGAAGACTcagctggaggagctggagGACGAGCTGCAGGCGGCTGAGGATGCCAAACTGCGCCTGGAGGTCAACATGCAGGCTCTGAAGGCCCAGTTTGAGAGGGACCTGCAAGGACGCGATGAGATGGGAGAGGAAAAGAAGAGACAACTGATCAAACAG GTGCGCGAGTTGGAGACGGAGCTGGAAGATGAACGTAAGCAGAAAgcctcagcagcagcagccaagaAGAAGTTGGAGACAGACATGAAAGATCTGGAGGGCCAGATTGATGCGGCCAATAAGGGACGAGATGAGGCCATCAAGCAGCTCCGAAAGATTCAG GCCCAAATGAAAGACTTCCAGAGGGAGCTAGAAGATGCCCGTGCTGCCCGTGAGGAAGTTCTGACCACAGCTAAGGAGAGtgagaagaaagccaagagCCTGGAGGCTGAGTTGATGCAACTGCAAGAG GAACTGGCCTCTGCCGAGAGGGCACGGAAGCAAGCGGAGGCCGAAAGGGACGAGCTGTCAGATGAGCTGGCCAGCAACTCCTCCGGAAA GTCAGCCTTGGCGGACGAGAAGCGTCGCCTGGAAGCGAAGATCTCACAGCTGGAAGAGGAACTCGAGGAAGAGCAGAGCAACATGGAGATCCTCAACGACAGGCTGAGGAAGAGCACGCAGCAG GTGGACCAGATAAACAACGAGCTGCAAACGGAGCGCTCGACCTCTCAGAAGAACGAGAGCGCCCGGCAGCAGATGGAGCGGCAGAACAAGGAGATGAAGGCCAAGCTCAGCGAGATGGAGAACCAGGTCAAGTCCAAGTTCAAATCCTCCATCGCCGCTTTGGAGGCCAAGGTGGCCCAACTGGAGGAGCAGCTGGAGCAGGAGAACAG GGAGAAGCAGGCTACTGCCAAGAGTGTGCGCCAGAAGGACAAGAAGCTCAAGGATGTGATGATGCAGGTGGAGGATGAAAGGAAGCAGGCAGAACAGTACAAAGACCAG GCGGAGAAAGCAAACGCTCGCATGAAGCAGCTGAAGCGGCAGCTGGAGGAGTCGGAGGAGGAGTCTCAGCGAGCCACAGCCGCTCGCAGGAAGCTGCAGCGGGAGCTGGATGAAGCCACCGAGGCCAACGATGCCATGAGTCGCGAGGTCAACTCTCTCAAGAGCAAACTCAG ACGCGGAAACGAGCCTTCTTTTGGCAGCGCGCCTCGTCGTACGGGCGTAGGTCGGAGGGCCGTTGAGGACGCGTCTGAGGAGgaggccgactcccaaaacgaCTTCAACGGAAAGTCGGCCGACTGA